A single genomic interval of Helianthus annuus cultivar XRQ/B chromosome 13, HanXRQr2.0-SUNRISE, whole genome shotgun sequence harbors:
- the LOC110901446 gene encoding fibrous sheath CABYR-binding protein-like, whose amino-acid sequence MLDDKITKQTPPVWSQYKKNVPERALELKRMKEELITANYGSRNQITRWIEVKVLETYKRLEERRKKDPTVPKKPDYSASVVSTKQTLPIKISVKPIVPPAAVFYQRKKQKQMDEEEKAQEAYIVKVVLQQMFAENPDPAKLQDVAKRVINIMPSSSDTGVSDTLDPMAIVSDDRVSLEREVYTSDTTSTDDDDFQPFALPDVGVEPADGLPVGDLPLAVIPAPIPLAAYPVVDMPLDVVSDDDIDLFEEDPPEADHQGGAPIVADVILPIAEAPAEELPTDSPVPDSFESVASASIHTQGVQHHSADADPDMALSAAPAPAHDFEFDHDPAVAPEPLAAPDPALEHDPVHDDAPVIAPFVDDAPIADAPVEAPLLIEDPVVAPFPDSVPVLFDRAPFATHVDPRYADIRNGWIDDDDDYEPFVRPVTPPVAPVSAPISAPTDIPLIPPHITDAHRIDLPFTFL is encoded by the exons ATGCTTGATgacaaaataacaaaacaaacccCACCAGTCTGGTCTCAGTATAAAAAGAATGTGCCTGAAAGGGCTTtggagttgaagagaatgaaggaaGAGCTTATAACTGCAAATTATGGCTCAAGGAATCAAATCACAAGGTGGATAGAGGTTAAAGTGTTAgaaacctacaaaaggttggaagaaagaagaaagaaagatccCACTGTTCCTAAAAAGCCAGATTATTCAGCATCAGTGGTTTCAACCAAACAGACCCTACCAATTAAAATATCTGTTAAACCCATTGTTCCACCTGCTGCTGTTTTCTATCAAAGAAAGAAGCAAAAACAGATGGATGAAGAAGAAAAGGCACAAGAAGCTTACATTGTGAAAGTGGTTCTTCAGCAAATGTTTGCAGAAAATCCTGACCCAGCAAAACTACAAGATGTTGCCAAAAGAGTCATAA acatcatgccatCATCCTCAGACACGGGAGTTTCAGACACTTTAGATCCTATGGCGATCGTGTCAGATGACAGAGTTTCGTTAGAGCGAGAGGTCTACACTTCCGACACCACCAGTACCGATGACGACGATTTCCAGCCATTTGCGCTGCCTGACGTCGGAGtagagcctgctgatggccttcCTGTCGGGGACTTACcacttgcggtgatccctgctcctataccGCTTGCTGCTTATCCAGTCGTAGATATGCCACTCGATGTTGTTTCTGACGATGacatcgatctgtttgaggaggacccacctGAGGCTGACCATCAGGGCGGGGCCCCTATTGTTGCTGATGTCATTCTACCCATTGCAGAGGCCCCTGCAGAGGAGCTTCCTACTgattcacctgtcccagattccttcgagtctgtggcatctgcgtcCATACACACTCAGGGAGTGCAGCATCACTCTGCAGACGCCGACCCAGACATGGCGTTATCCGCTGCACCTGCTCCCGCACAtgactttgagtttgatcacgat cctgctgtggccccagAGCCTTTAGCTGCTCCTGAccctgcattagagcatgaccctgtccATGATGATGCACCAGTCATTGCACCCTTTGTTGATGATGCACCCATTGCTGACGCTCCTGTTGAAGCTCCACTCTTGATAGAAGATCCTGTTGTTGCACCATTTCCTGATTCTGTGCCGGTGCTGTTCGACCGTGCGCCTTTTGCTACTCATGTAGATCCACGTTACGCCGACATCCGTAACGGGTGgatcgatgacgatgacgattacGAACCTTTTGTGCGACCTGTTACACCTCCAGTAGCCCCCGTTTCAGCACCCATTTCTGCACCCACTGATATCCCACTAATTCCCCCACACATCACAGATGCTCATCGCATTGATCTCCCTTTTACGTTCCTATAG